The window GCACTCGAAGTAACCCGTACGGGTGAAGCGAAATCACCTGCTTTGATTGTGTACGAAGAACTTTTTGATCAATATCATGGCATTGCCCGTCTTATTGGAGATTCTTCCATCGCACGCGATGAGATAGCGGTGATTTTCCGTAACAATGCATCTGCTGATGGGATTGAAGCGACGTTACGGGAAATGGGGATCGCGTGTCGTAGACGTGGCGGAACGAGTTTTTTTGATTCCAAAGAGATTAAAGCATTGCTGGATATCTATACACTACTTGTCAATGAGTCAGATATGATGGCATTTATCCACCTTTTTGATTTTGCTAAAGGTGTTGGAAGTGCGGTAGCAAAAGAGCTCTTTGTTGCACTTCAAAAGCTAGGAAATGGCTCTTTTTTTCGAGGACTCTATACCCCTGATACATCGATTTCAAATCCTTTTGAAAAACGAAAACTAAATCACCAACTAGGGTTGTTTGATGATTATGCAGAATTAGGAAGTGCAGGTCGGTTTGCTAAACTAGGACTCGATCCGAATTTTATGGGAAACCCTATCTTAAAACACTCAAAACTTTCCAAAGAGTCAGCCACTTTTTTACACGATTTATTTATGTTATTTCGTAAACTCAAAGAGGCAAAATCTCCTAAAGAGGCGGTACAAAAGATTGCCCTCTCTAATCTTTACGGCCATGTCATAGAGCATTTGTCCCATCGACGTGCCATGAGCGAAAACGGTTCCGTTGATGAGCGGGTAAAAGCGGAATCGGGAGATAAAATCCGTCGGAAATGTACTTTACTGTTTGAACTCTCAAAGCCTTATAAAGAGCATGAACGTTTTTTAAACGCAATGATTTTAGGCTCTCAAGATTTAACACAAGGTGAAGGGGTACATTTACTAAGCATTCATGCATCCAAGGGGCTAGAATACAAAGAAGTGTATGTTATTGATTTGATGGATGGACGATTTCCAAATCGAAAACTGATGTCTCGAAGCGGTAGTATTGAAGAAGAGAGACGATTGTTTTATGTCGCGGTAACCCGTGCAAAAGATCATCTGTTTTTAAGTTACGCAAAATACGACAAGATTAAGAAAAGTAATTTTGTCCCGTCTCAATTTTTATTTGAAACAGGATTGATTCCTAAAGACGAACTTTATACCGCCCTTGTTAACAAAGGATCGGTTGAATAATCGGTTAAGGTCGTTTTATTTACGACCGTTAACAGCGTTCCCCATACTCCACATTGGTAAGAAGATACCGAGTGCTAATAAGATTACCATCCCTGCAATTAAGAAGAGCATGATAGGCTCCACTGCTTCTGAAAGGCCATCAATGATTGCATCAAATCTCATTTTATAGTATTCCATTACTTTTTGCATCATCGCATCAAGTTGACCGCTCGATTCTCCCGCAGAAACCATCTGGATAATCATATTTTCAAATAGTTTTGTCTCTACTAATCCTGCGTGCAGGGATCCTCCTCGTTCAACGGTTGTACGGACTGTAAGCAATTTTTCTTGCAATGGTAAACTGTCAATCATCGCAGTAGAGGTCTCAAGTGCTTCTGCAATAGGGATACCTGCTCGGACGAGTTCTGAGAAAACCAACGTAAAACGATTTAAAGTTGCAAACATGATGATATTTTTGATAAGGTAGGTTTTGAGCAAAAACTGGTGCCATTTATATCGAAATTCACGATTATGGTCAAGCATATATCTAAATACAAAAATAAAGACGACTATCGCTCCAAGGACATATAAACCATAGGTATTAAAAAGGTGTTCTAAAAAGAGGAGAATTTTCGTTGGAAGTGGTAGTTCTGCATGTAATTGCTCAAATATCGCCTTGAATTGAGGAACAACATATGAAATAAGGATAGTAAATGCAACTGCCATAGCTATCATAACGTTACGTGGATAGGCCATCGCTTTTTTAAATTTGATGATATTACGACGAATTTCTTCCAACATATCTGCTAGCTTATGTAAAGCATCAGCCATATTCCCTGTTTTTTCCCCTAATTCAATCATTGCAATACTAAGGGTACCTAATTCATACGTAAATTTACTTGCAGATTTAGACAAACTATGTCCGGCATTGATATCTTCTGCCATTGTTCCAAGAACTATTTGTAATGTTTTATCCGTCGTGGCTTCTGTGATCTCATGAAGAGAGTCATGGATTGAGATACCAGCATTTGCCATAACTGCAAGTTGTCGAATTGCTGCAATTAGAGAATCCTGTTTGAGTTTTCTTTTTTTAATATTGGATAAAAATGTCTCTTTGAACTTTTTAAACTGATCTTCTAGCGGAGGAGAAGATTCTACCGCTTTTAAAACCATCCCTGTGAATTTTATTTTTGCTAAGTACTGAGCCTCTTTTTTATGTTCTGCATAAAAGCCATATTCACTCTTTTTTCCTTTAGAGAGAACGGTTACGATAAAGTATTTCATCCTTTTGCTACCCTTAGTATTTCATCTATGGTGGTGACACCTTGTACCGCTTTTGCCATGCCATTTTCAAACATACCGACAAATCCTTCTTGTTTGGCTTGCTTGAAAATTTCCTCTTTAGATCCTCCTCGAGCAATCAAGCTTGAAAGTTCTTCGCTAATGGGGAGTACTTCACATATCATTTCACGTCCCATATACCCCGAACCATTACACTCTTTACATCCAATTCCTTGATAAAAAATAGTTCCATTGGGGATATATGCACTGTATTCTTCTTTTAATAATAAAGGAATATCGGCCTCTTTTTTACAATATTTACAAATACGACGTACAAGGCGTTGAGCTTGTATCGCTACGAGAGCACCGCTTATGAGATACGGTTCGATTCCCATGTCGGACATACGAGGTATTGCACTTATAGCATCATTGGTATGCAATGTTGAGATTACTAGGTGACCAGTAAGGGCAGCTTTAATAGCAATTTCAAGTGTCTCATGGTCACGTATCTCCCCAATCATGATTTTATCGGGGTCTTGACGGAGGATTGAGCGAAGCGCATCGGCAAAAGAGAGTCCTACTTTAGCATTCACTTGTACTTGTTGAATCAGGTTCATCCGATACTCTACCGGATCTTCTACGGTGATTACTTTATCCTCTACGTTACGGAGTTCATTAAGTGCTCCATATAGTGTGGTGGTCTTACCACTTCCGGTAGGTCCGGTAACCAAAATGATTCCAAAAGGGGATTCAAGCGATTTAATAAGCTTTTGGTAACTTGCAGAATCCATTCCAGAATCTTCAAGTTTGACGAGTGCTTTGGTTTTATCCAAAATACGCATTACTATCGATTCCCCATATAAAATAGGGAGGGTTGAGATACGAAAATCAAACTCAGCGTCCATAACCATGGCTGAAAAACGACCGTCTTGAGGTTTTCTGCGTTCGGCAATATCGAGATTTGCTAAGAGTTTAATGCGAGATGCAAGTGGAGGATAAATATCACGATCAAAAATAAAAATTTCACTGAGTTTTCCATCGATTCGACCTCGAACGACACAGTTTTTTTCGGTTGGCTCAATATGGATATCACTGGAGCGTCCTTTTATACACGCTTTTAAAATAACGTCAATAAGCTGTAAAATAGAAGAGGCTTCTTGTTGCTCTTCAATCGTTCCAATATTTCGTAACTCACTACGTATGTTATTGACAAGTTCTTTAACACTATCTTTGAGCTCAATTTTAAAGAGGTAAGCTTGAATCTGTTTTTCGGTAGCAACGGCGACTTTTAAAGATTTACGAGGAAAAAGACGTTGCAGAGATTCTTGTGCCTCAATATTGAGTGGATCTGCAAAAGCAATAGTAATATACATGTCATCTTGAAAAATAGGTAATGCGTTATATCGTTTTAATTGAGCTGTAGGAATTTTATCTACAAGTTTATAATCCATATCAATAGAATCTAAGTCTACATAAGGAAGTTCAAGAACTTCTGCCAAATACGATAATATAGAAGATTCATCCAAAAAATGGTAATTTTTAATAATTGAGAGTTCATATATCCCAAGTCGTATTTGTTCAACAACGAATCGTTTGACAAAATTAAGAGAAACAACTCCTACTTTTGTCAATGTTTCGAGAATAGTATCATTCTGTACTCCTCGTGAAAGGAGGCGATCAATTTGTTGTTGAGTGATATGACGCTTTTCTAATAAATCTTGCGTTATTCTATCCATCTCAACTTTCCTTAATATACATGGTGTAATGTTAATATTTTATCATAGTATTCATCAATTGCAATCGTTTTTCTTCCTGTAATTTCGATAGAATAGAGTTTATACGATATTCTAGGATTTATTGAATCTATATATTCTTTGACTGTACTTTGTGGTTGAGGGTTATTTTGGTAGAAGTTAAATAATTTTGAAAGTAGATGAGAGCTTGTGGGTAATTTAAGAGTTTTAATTGGGTAATTATCAAATAAGGCTTGGGTAAGTAGTTTTTTTTGTAAGACAATTAAAGAAAAAAATGAAGCGTTAGCACGTGCTTCTCTGGTTTGATTTAGAATCATTATTGGATCATTAAGACGATCAATTTGATCTGCTTTTAGACATGAAAATGCATATAAAGAGGTATAGGCTTCATTGAATTCTAATTGCTTTAAATGTTGGAAACCAATATTGCAGGAAGCTGCGTAGTCACCTTTTTGATACAGTTGAAACATTTGTGATGATGTATCAGCATGTAGGTTTAAAGAGAGAAAATAACAGAGTAAGACAAAACGGATCATTTTGAATTGTCCTTATTGAGTGAATCAAGTAAAGACTTGGCATTTTCTGAATTTGTTTGAGATACATAAAGTTGTAGCGTTTTTTTTGCTTGATCACTTTTACCAAGTTTGACTAATGATTTTGAAAATATAAGCCAACTCTCTTCAATTGAACTGTCAATAGCGTTGGTTTTTAAGGCGTAATTATATGCTTCGTTGTAATTTCCATGATCATAGTGATATCGAGCAATATAGAGACCTAAATGAGGATTTGAATTATTTTTAAAACGTTCTTCAATTTCATGCACATCAAAGGTTGCAGTATCTCGTTTTATAGATGCTGGAGAAAGTAAAGGTTTTACTGGTGGTGGGGAAATAATAGTGTTTTGAGGAACAGGTGTTGTTACTACAGGTGTAAAAACTTTTTGTTGCACATTCACTTTTTTTGTATTTACTGCAGCTACTGGTTGAGGAATAGGTGCTTCTTTTATATCAGGAGATATAGATTCAATAAATTGCATAGAGGGTTCAAGGATCATATTGTCATTTGGTTTTGTTTCAACGGGCTTTATTGCAATTTTAGTTACTTTTGGTTTTGTAATTATAACTTGAGGTTGTTTTTTATCTGAACTGGAAGTTGAAAATAAAAAAAATATAATTATAGAAATGGCGCTTAATATAGAAATTATAATGTGAGGTAGATAATGTTTAAATTTATATTTTAGCCAACGTCGTTCTAGTGTGTGGGTATCAAGCATGGATAAGTCCTGTATGGATTGCTGCCATCTCTATCCATTGCGATTTTAAGGCATTATATTTTATTTTTGACGGGTTGTGTTCTTCATACCACTCATATAAGCTAAAGAGAGAAAACATTAATTTATTTGCATCACGATAATTGCCTTTGGTTAATTTAGCAATCAATTTAATATTTTTGTCGTTTATCATATTCGCTACATCAAAACAGTTTGATTTAAGAAGTTTTTTTTGAATATAAATTTTAAGTTCTTCAGGAGTTGCATTTTGTAGTTCTATACTTTCCCAAATACGTGTTTGAAAATGCTCTTTTGCAATAATATCTTCATCTTCTGTCTTATGTAAAGTAATAACAAATTTTAAAGCACGCGCATCAGAGATAAGGCGTATCTTTTCCATCAAAGATGAACTGTAAAGTTGCGCTTCATCGAGTAATACAATAGGTGTTTGAGGATAATTAACTGCAGATGCTAACTCTAAAAAATAGGTTAGTGTAATTGCATCTCTGTTCACATATCCATAAATCTTACTAGCAAGAACCCTTAAAAAATCATCTTCATCTATAATAGGGATATCGATCATAAATACTTTTTGATGTTTAGAGAGATCATGATTTAATTTATGAAGAAGCATACTTTTACCGGTACCCGGTTTCCCATAAAGTAATATCATTTTGAGAGGTTTTTGTACAGATGATTTTAAATTTTGATACATATGTGAAACACTATCGATTTGGACGTAATCACGTGGATTGACTACGTCAATAAATAGCTCTTTTGGTTTTGAGAAAAGGGAAGACTCCATATTTTTTATTTAACGTTTTCTTTCATATCTTTTGTTTTAGTAGCATCTGTTTTGATTTGCTCATTTTGCTTGAGTCTATCATTTTCCATAGCTGGAGTTAAACGGCTGTAGCCCAAATCAGAAAGACCGATATTTGATCCATCTTTTTTAATGATATGAGGTTCTATAACAATAACAAGTTCTTCAACTTTCTCGCTGACACCATCTTGTTTGAAAAGATATCCAACGACTGGTATAT of the Sulfuricurvum sp. genome contains:
- a CDS encoding ATP-dependent helicase gives rise to the protein MPLSRLNEQQYSAATAAYGHNLIIASAGTGKTSTIVGRIAYLLSQNIKPEEILLLTFTNKAAQEMVDRVAAFFGREIASKIDAGTFHAVSYRWLKRKEGRVVLKQPRELKTLFRSVYEKRTFSHLDNATPAYGANYLYDVYSFYQNTELTMNFEEWIKARQDEHAVYAMIYGDIIDEFESLKKEYGFVNFNDLLLQMRYLASQNDLGYKEVLIDEYQDTNALQGTLVGAMNPPSLFCVGDYDQSIYAFNGADISIIGSFDKTFSDAQVHTLTKNYRSTVPILSLANTVISYNERIYPKALEVTRTGEAKSPALIVYEELFDQYHGIARLIGDSSIARDEIAVIFRNNASADGIEATLREMGIACRRRGGTSFFDSKEIKALLDIYTLLVNESDMMAFIHLFDFAKGVGSAVAKELFVALQKLGNGSFFRGLYTPDTSISNPFEKRKLNHQLGLFDDYAELGSAGRFAKLGLDPNFMGNPILKHSKLSKESATFLHDLFMLFRKLKEAKSPKEAVQKIALSNLYGHVIEHLSHRRAMSENGSVDERVKAESGDKIRRKCTLLFELSKPYKEHERFLNAMILGSQDLTQGEGVHLLSIHASKGLEYKEVYVIDLMDGRFPNRKLMSRSGSIEEERRLFYVAVTRAKDHLFLSYAKYDKIKKSNFVPSQFLFETGLIPKDELYTALVNKGSVE
- a CDS encoding type II secretion system F family protein; amino-acid sequence: MKYFIVTVLSKGKKSEYGFYAEHKKEAQYLAKIKFTGMVLKAVESSPPLEDQFKKFKETFLSNIKKRKLKQDSLIAAIRQLAVMANAGISIHDSLHEITEATTDKTLQIVLGTMAEDINAGHSLSKSASKFTYELGTLSIAMIELGEKTGNMADALHKLADMLEEIRRNIIKFKKAMAYPRNVMIAMAVAFTILISYVVPQFKAIFEQLHAELPLPTKILLFLEHLFNTYGLYVLGAIVVFIFVFRYMLDHNREFRYKWHQFLLKTYLIKNIIMFATLNRFTLVFSELVRAGIPIAEALETSTAMIDSLPLQEKLLTVRTTVERGGSLHAGLVETKLFENMIIQMVSAGESSGQLDAMMQKVMEYYKMRFDAIIDGLSEAVEPIMLFLIAGMVILLALGIFLPMWSMGNAVNGRK
- a CDS encoding GspE/PulE family protein produces the protein MDRITQDLLEKRHITQQQIDRLLSRGVQNDTILETLTKVGVVSLNFVKRFVVEQIRLGIYELSIIKNYHFLDESSILSYLAEVLELPYVDLDSIDMDYKLVDKIPTAQLKRYNALPIFQDDMYITIAFADPLNIEAQESLQRLFPRKSLKVAVATEKQIQAYLFKIELKDSVKELVNNIRSELRNIGTIEEQQEASSILQLIDVILKACIKGRSSDIHIEPTEKNCVVRGRIDGKLSEIFIFDRDIYPPLASRIKLLANLDIAERRKPQDGRFSAMVMDAEFDFRISTLPILYGESIVMRILDKTKALVKLEDSGMDSASYQKLIKSLESPFGIILVTGPTGSGKTTTLYGALNELRNVEDKVITVEDPVEYRMNLIQQVQVNAKVGLSFADALRSILRQDPDKIMIGEIRDHETLEIAIKAALTGHLVISTLHTNDAISAIPRMSDMGIEPYLISGALVAIQAQRLVRRICKYCKKEADIPLLLKEEYSAYIPNGTIFYQGIGCKECNGSGYMGREMICEVLPISEELSSLIARGGSKEEIFKQAKQEGFVGMFENGMAKAVQGVTTIDEILRVAKG
- a CDS encoding ATP-binding protein codes for the protein MESSLFSKPKELFIDVVNPRDYVQIDSVSHMYQNLKSSVQKPLKMILLYGKPGTGKSMLLHKLNHDLSKHQKVFMIDIPIIDEDDFLRVLASKIYGYVNRDAITLTYFLELASAVNYPQTPIVLLDEAQLYSSSLMEKIRLISDARALKFVITLHKTEDEDIIAKEHFQTRIWESIELQNATPEELKIYIQKKLLKSNCFDVANMINDKNIKLIAKLTKGNYRDANKLMFSLFSLYEWYEEHNPSKIKYNALKSQWIEMAAIHTGLIHA